Below is a window of Streptomyces sp. NBC_01429 DNA.
ACCGCACCGCCCCGCTACTCGTCGAAGTCCTGCGCCGCGACGCGCAGCGGGCGCAGCATCGCGAAGATCTCCGCGCACTCCTCGGCGTCGTACGCGCCCAGGCCGAAGTCCATGTCCATCAGGTCCTTGGTGGCGGCCTCCACCACTTCCCGCCCCTTGTCGGTGATGGAGGCGAGGGTGCCCCGGCCGTCGGCGGGGTTGGGCCGCTTGTCGACCAGACCGGAGGTGACGAGCCGGTCCACCGTGTTGGTGACCGACGTCGGGTGGACCATCAGCCGCTCACCGATCTTGGACATCGGCAGCTCGCCCGCCTGCGAGAAGGTGAGCAGCACCAGCGCCTCGTACCGGGCGAAGGTCAGCCCGTACGGTTTGACCACCGCGTCCACTCCGGCGAGCAGGATCTGATGCGCGCGCATGATCGAGGTGATCGCCCCCATGGAGGGGACGGGCCCCCAGCGCCGCTTCCACAGTTCGTCGGCGCGGGCGATGGGGTCGAAGGGGAGACCGAGCGGCTTTGACACGGCATCGACCTTACCCACTGGCCATCCCGGCCTTCAGCCCCGTCTCGCCCCTCGGTCGGCCCGGCGCACCGGTACGGGCGGACGCCGCCCGGCAGCGCCCTCGCGGTGTCGCATCCCGGAACCAGCTGATCGTTATGTAACGATATGCCGGTCTTGCCATTCCCGTACGTTCCCCAGTCGTTCTCCGAGGGGTATGGATGTCCGGCCGCAGACCACACCGCTCACGCACCGCAGCCGCCGCCGTGGCGGCCCTCATCGGGCTGGCCGTGACCGGCTGCTCGGCCTTCTCGTCCGGCCCGTCGCCCTCCGCCGCCTCCGCCCCGGGGCAGACCGGCCCGGCGTCGGTCCTGGGCGAGGCCGCTCCCTCCGCGGCGTCGCCGTTCTGGGTCGATCCGGACAGCGACGCGGCCCGGCAGGTCAAGGTGTGGGAGAACCAGGGGCGCAAGGACGAGGCCAAGATCCTCCGGCGCATCTCGGAGCGCGCGGTGGCCGAGTGGCCGGCCGGGGACAACCCCGAACCGCAGGTCCGCCGGACCGTACGGGGCGCGAAGGCCGACAAGCGCACCGCCGTCCTCGTCGCGTACAACATCCCGCACCGCGACTGCGGCCTCTACTCCGCCGGTGGCGCGCACGACGCCGCCGCCTACCGCTCGTGGATCGGCGCCTTCGCCGACGCGATCGGCGACGCCGACGCGATCGTCGTCCTGGAGCCGGACGCCGTACCCCACCTCGCGGACGGCTGCACCCCCGAGCAGCACCAGGACGAGCGGTACGAACTGCTCTCCGAGGCCATCGGCACCCTCAAGCGCCGGCCGCACACCCGCGTCTATCTGGACGCGGGCAACCCGGCCTGGGTCACCGACCCCGGCAAGCTCGCCGACACGCTCCGGCGCGCCGGTGTCGAGGCGGCCGACGGCTTCTCGCTGAACGTGTCCAACTTCCAGACCAACGACGCGGTCAAGAGCTACGGCACCCAGCTCTCCGGCCTGCTGGGCGACGCTCACTTCACGGTGGACACCAGCAGGAACGGCGCGGGCCCCCTCTCCGGCGACCGCGACCAGGCCTGGTGCAACCCCACGGGGCGGGCCCTGGGCACCCCGCCCACCACCAACACCGGCAACGAACTCCTCGACGCCTTCCTCTGGATCAAACGCCCCGGCGACTCCGACGGCCCGTGCCGGGGCGGCCCGGCCGCCGGCACCTGGTGGCCGGAGTACGCGCTCGGGCTGGCGCGCCGGGCGAAGGGCTGACGCGCGTCCCCGTGGTGCGTCAGGTGACCTGGATCCACTTCGCCTCCGACGGGACGCCCGCCTTGTCCGTCGCGAAGAGCATGTACCAGCCCGGCGGGACCACGGCGCGGTCGTTCGGGGCCTCGACGGTCACCGCGTTCTTCGACCTGCTGAGTTTCAGCTCCACGGAACGCTGCTCCACGTCCGTCGTGTGGGTGACGGCGCTCGGGCGCATCAGACGGGCCTTGGCGATGCGGTCCGGGTGCGGGGTACGGAAGGTCGCGCGGCCCTTGGCGTCGAGCTTGCCGGGCCCCGCGCCGAGATCCGGGCGGTTCTCCTTCTTGCCCTGGTCGCCCTGGAGGTAGGGCGGCGTGTAGATCTCCACCCGCTGTTCGAACGTGCCGAGTTTGGTGTTGTCGGCGTCGTTGAACAGCGGATCGGAGCCGAAGGTGACGACCCGGCCGTCGGGGAGCAGCAGCGCCTCCGAGTGGTAGTTGCGGCCGACCGTGGGGTCCGCCGCCGCGCGGAACGAGTTGGTCGCGGGCTCGTAGAACTGCGCCTTGAGGATGTCGCTGGCGCTGCGGCCCCGGTAGTCGGAGGAGCCGCCGGTGGTGAACACCGTGTCGTCGGGCAGCAGCACGCTGCTCAGGTAGCGGGTGCCCTGCGGCAGCTTCGGGCCCTCCCGGAAGGCCGGGCTGTCCTTGTTGAGGTCGACGATGGCGGTGCGGGCGGTGGCCTTGGAGGACTCGCCGACACCGCCGCCGCCCAGCAGCATCACCCGCTGGTCCTGGACCGGGGGCAGCATCAGGGAGGCGGAGGTCTCCGTCTGGTCGGGGTCGGTGAGGCCGTCGACCTTGGTGAAGGTGTTCTTCTTCAGGTCCCACAGCCCCGGCTGCCGGCCCTTGTCGGCGGGTCCGTAGCCGGCGTTGGAGCCGGAGTAGAAGAGCTTGCCGCCCTTGGTGAGGAAGAGCGCGGGGTAGGTGGGGAAGTAACGGGTGGGGCCCTGGGTCCACTTCTTGGTCTTCGGGTCGTACAGCTCGTTGTCCCCGGTGACCACGGCGCCGACGTCGTCGAGGCCGGAGACGGCGAGGACCTTGCCGTCGTCCAGGGTGACCAGGGTGGGGTACCAGCGGGCCTCCTTCATCGGGTCGACGGGGACGTACTTCTCGGCCCTGGGGTCGAATTCGTAGGCCGACTTGATGCCCTGGAAGTCCTGCTTCTCCGTGGTGAGCTTCTGCGCGAGGCCGTAGAGGTTGTCCGCGTCCTTGCCCTTCAGCCCGAGGATCTCGTACTGCGCGGCCTGGGTCGTCAGCGCCTGCGGGCCCTTGTCGACCGCCTCCACGAAGACCCGGGCCTCACCGGGGGTGATCTTGGTCTGCCAGGGGAGCATCCGGCCGCTCTTGCCGTAGCCGACCTTGAACTCCTTCTTCGCCTTGGGGACCCTGACGTCGGAGGTGCTGACGTACTCGACGCCCGACGGGGAGCGGAAGCGGGTGCCCTTCTTGAACGTGTGGGCCCGGTCCGGGTTCTCGTTCTTGACGCGCATCCCGCCGCCCGCCCGGCTGACCTCGCCGTCGAGGACCTCGTAGCGCGCGGTGCCGCCCGCCACCAGTAGCCGGCCGTCGGGGAGCTGGGAGTGGCCGGCGCAGAAGAAGTCCTCGGGGGTGGGGATCTTCTTGAAGGAGTCGTCGGCCGGGTTCCAGAGGATGGTGTCGAAGGAGCCCTCGTCGAACTTCTTCTGGTTGTTGCCCGACCCGGCGATGATCAGCACCTTGCCGCTGTGCAGCAGGGCCGCGTGGATCGCGTTCGTACGGAATCGCTTGGGGACGTCGAGCATGGCCCACGAGCCGTACTGCCGCTTGTAGCCGGGCTGGGCGATCTTGTACGCGTGGTACTTCTCGGCGGCGAAGGAGTAGGCCGCGGGGGCGTTGAGGCCGACGAGCACCACCAGTGCCCCGCCGCCCAGCAGCGTCTTCTTGAACTTGTCGGACGGCCGGTACCGCGACGTCCCGACCTTCCTGGTGCGCTTGGCCATGGCTCAGTTCCCTCCTGACGTCGATACGGTCGCGGCCTGCACCTTCGTGGCGGTCTGCACCGCGGTGGCGGCGTACGCGGGCCGCGGCTCCTCGCCCGCGGGCCGCTCGGCGGGCCGCTCCGCCGGTACGGTCGCGGTGAGGGCGGCCGTACGTTCCGCGCGTTCCGCGCGCTCGCGCCGCAGCGTCCAGCCCCAGACGGCGACCGGTGCGAGCGCGATCACCAGCGCCAGTGCGGCCCAGGTGCGCATCGCCACATGGGTGTGGCCGAGGAAGACGGACGCGATGAGCGAGGTGACGAGGACGGCGGCCCAGAAGAGGTGGAGCCGGAACGTCATCAGCCGGTCGGGGCTGGCCTGGCCGCCCTTGGGGGTGACGACGAAGCGCCCGTTGGCGCGCAGCAGCGCCGCGCCGAGCGACTTGAGGTAGATGGGCGCGGAGAGCGCCGACATGGCCATCCCGGCGAGTCCGCCCGAGCCGCTGGGTTCGTGGGGCGAGACGTTGTGGCGCCTGTTCCAGAGGTAGAGGCCGATCTGGAGGGCGGCGGCGTCGCTGTAGAGCATCAGCAGGACCGAGGAGGAGACCTGGGTGCCCGAGGCGCCGAGCCAGAGGAAGAGGACGCAGCTGAGGATGCCGAGGAACCAGTTGACGGCCGTCATCGGGTAGTACACGAGCATCAGCGTGTAGCTGAGCAGCCGCCCCGGCGGCACCCGGAAGGGTGCCTTCCAGTACTGCTTGAGGAGCGTCTCGTAGGTGCCCCGGGACCAGCGCAGCTGCTGGGTGAAGAAGTCGGTCCAGGACGCGGGCCCCTCCCCCACGGCCAGTACGTCGGGGGTGTAGACGGAGCGCCAGAACCGGCCGGTGAGCGGGTTTCTCGTGCGGTGCAGCTCGAAACCGGTGGCCATGTCCTCGGTGATCGAGTCGTACAGCCCGCCTATCTGCTTGAGCGCCTTGATCCGTACGACGTTGTTGGTGCCGACGAACATCGGGGCGTGGTAGCGGTTGCCGGCCCGCTGGATCAGCGCGTGGAACAGGAACTGCTGGGACTCGGCGGCCTTGGTGACGGGCGAGGTGTAGTTGCCGTACACCTGCGGTCCGACGACGAAGGCGACGTCCGGGTCGCGGAAGTAACCCGCCATCCGTTCCAGGAAGTTGGGGAGCGGTATGTGGTCGGTGTCGACGGAGGCGAAGAAGTCGTAGTCGTCGCCGTGCATGGCGAGCCAGGCGTTGTAGTTGCCGTGCTTGGTGCGCGCCCTGTGGACGCCCTTCGCACGGTTCCACTGGGGGACGCCCTTACGGGTGAAGTGACGCACCCCCAGCTCCGCGCAGAGCGCCCGCGCGGCGGGGTCGTCGCCCTCGTCGA
It encodes the following:
- a CDS encoding MarR family winged helix-turn-helix transcriptional regulator gives rise to the protein MSKPLGLPFDPIARADELWKRRWGPVPSMGAITSIMRAHQILLAGVDAVVKPYGLTFARYEALVLLTFSQAGELPMSKIGERLMVHPTSVTNTVDRLVTSGLVDKRPNPADGRGTLASITDKGREVVEAATKDLMDMDFGLGAYDAEECAEIFAMLRPLRVAAQDFDE
- a CDS encoding glycoside hydrolase family 6 protein, which encodes MSGRRPHRSRTAAAAVAALIGLAVTGCSAFSSGPSPSAASAPGQTGPASVLGEAAPSAASPFWVDPDSDAARQVKVWENQGRKDEAKILRRISERAVAEWPAGDNPEPQVRRTVRGAKADKRTAVLVAYNIPHRDCGLYSAGGAHDAAAYRSWIGAFADAIGDADAIVVLEPDAVPHLADGCTPEQHQDERYELLSEAIGTLKRRPHTRVYLDAGNPAWVTDPGKLADTLRRAGVEAADGFSLNVSNFQTNDAVKSYGTQLSGLLGDAHFTVDTSRNGAGPLSGDRDQAWCNPTGRALGTPPTTNTGNELLDAFLWIKRPGDSDGPCRGGPAAGTWWPEYALGLARRAKG
- a CDS encoding kelch motif-containing protein is translated as MAKRTRKVGTSRYRPSDKFKKTLLGGGALVVLVGLNAPAAYSFAAEKYHAYKIAQPGYKRQYGSWAMLDVPKRFRTNAIHAALLHSGKVLIIAGSGNNQKKFDEGSFDTILWNPADDSFKKIPTPEDFFCAGHSQLPDGRLLVAGGTARYEVLDGEVSRAGGGMRVKNENPDRAHTFKKGTRFRSPSGVEYVSTSDVRVPKAKKEFKVGYGKSGRMLPWQTKITPGEARVFVEAVDKGPQALTTQAAQYEILGLKGKDADNLYGLAQKLTTEKQDFQGIKSAYEFDPRAEKYVPVDPMKEARWYPTLVTLDDGKVLAVSGLDDVGAVVTGDNELYDPKTKKWTQGPTRYFPTYPALFLTKGGKLFYSGSNAGYGPADKGRQPGLWDLKKNTFTKVDGLTDPDQTETSASLMLPPVQDQRVMLLGGGGVGESSKATARTAIVDLNKDSPAFREGPKLPQGTRYLSSVLLPDDTVFTTGGSSDYRGRSASDILKAQFYEPATNSFRAAADPTVGRNYHSEALLLPDGRVVTFGSDPLFNDADNTKLGTFEQRVEIYTPPYLQGDQGKKENRPDLGAGPGKLDAKGRATFRTPHPDRIAKARLMRPSAVTHTTDVEQRSVELKLSRSKNAVTVEAPNDRAVVPPGWYMLFATDKAGVPSEAKWIQVT
- a CDS encoding glycosyltransferase family 2 protein gives rise to the protein MRPEGYDHDLDPDDDPDYDYDLHSRLAGPLTEPDPRAPYRVEYRSLLAREPRRIRAVLLMALAPVLSGSLLVYLVWPSHRTEREGGDRWLIVFDHVMLGSIGFIALFMLVNVASVAHATMVARDPIPVAAETGTRIAFLTTYVPGKEPLAMARATLEGAVRLRHSGPLDIWLLDEGDDPAARALCAELGVRHFTRKGVPQWNRAKGVHRARTKHGNYNAWLAMHGDDYDFFASVDTDHIPLPNFLERMAGYFRDPDVAFVVGPQVYGNYTSPVTKAAESQQFLFHALIQRAGNRYHAPMFVGTNNVVRIKALKQIGGLYDSITEDMATGFELHRTRNPLTGRFWRSVYTPDVLAVGEGPASWTDFFTQQLRWSRGTYETLLKQYWKAPFRVPPGRLLSYTLMLVYYPMTAVNWFLGILSCVLFLWLGASGTQVSSSVLLMLYSDAAALQIGLYLWNRRHNVSPHEPSGSGGLAGMAMSALSAPIYLKSLGAALLRANGRFVVTPKGGQASPDRLMTFRLHLFWAAVLVTSLIASVFLGHTHVAMRTWAALALVIALAPVAVWGWTLRRERAERAERTAALTATVPAERPAERPAGEEPRPAYAATAVQTATKVQAATVSTSGGN